A region from the Etheostoma spectabile isolate EspeVRDwgs_2016 chromosome 9, UIUC_Espe_1.0, whole genome shotgun sequence genome encodes:
- the tie1 gene encoding tyrosine-protein kinase receptor Tie-1 isoform X1 — MYSSPCEPDLSATRFFPMRIKNTMWILWLFVLYNLHLSDAVIDLTMISTAEVTNVNHFSISCINGERSLDQVELNIKRDNKILILSKKPNFKVHIRNKNAVAREFRELDNIGIFYCESTQEVPPLETVTMINNFGRANFVPTHLTLTANKGETVHLSMQLLSSQKRDVTWKYNGNYYYMTHWNDVINRTAVLTVENAAFANQGIYSASYVGDSPLQGAWMRLIVRDCPSKKWGPYCDKDCPDCLNGGWCHDVDGDCICPPGFMGTRCETACREGMFGRNCQESCGPELNCKGLRFCLPDPYGCSCASGWFGSRCEQACYSDMYGPDCSLSCQCQNGGICNRFIGCQCLTGWRGQNCEKSDRAPQILNLDGSLEWNLNSSPRIFCSATGNPLPSHNSIELRKLDSTVLKASSTVMDSHKSTASFEIPRLSAQQGGLWECRVSTNGGQDSLKFNLTIKEPPVPTTAPKLLEKRSKQLLVMPVDSHRGDGPISSTRLLYKPVENGDSWSSIIVYSDKEPITLMNLEPSTRYRVRVQLSRPGEGGEGAPGPEAIMETDCPEPTVQPEIDISSVEGRNVTVRWRLPANNGINADTASGFLVQLFGPPPYSEKLLEETTLLTVLSTKFHKLEYQKDYTVVVRLINCGSQGPPSKAYHFRINSQGPSSPRNIQALPLSMSAIQVKWQPPEDPNGGIIKYVIEYQPVGQGTPHPWVDTDDGNKTTKDVTALNGSTLYQFRVRAFSKVPGEWSKFVQAMTQGDGLQSLTPTTQGVAGRPSGDSYQLLVAVVGSVTVTCVTILLALLALFFIRKTLLNRRRTFTYQSGSGEETILQFNSGTLTLTRRPKPTPEPLTYPILEWEDIKFEDVIGEGNFGQVIKAMIKKDGSKMSAAIKMLKDFASENDHRDFAGELEVLCKLGQHPNIINLIGACENRGYLYIAIEYAPYGNLLDFLRKSRVLETDPAFAKEHGTASTLTSQQLLQFAVDVATGMHYLSDKQFIHRDLAARNVLVGDSLVAKIADFGLSRGEEVYVKKTMGRLPVRWMAIESLNYSVYTTKSDVWSFGVLLWEIVSLGDTILWDDVR, encoded by the exons ATGTACAGCTCTCCCTGTGAACCTGATTTATCAGCAACAAGGTTTTTCCCAATGAGGATTAAAAATACCATGTGGATTTTGTGGTTGTTTGTATTGTACAACCTTCATTTATCAG ATGCTGTGATCGACTTGACCATGATCTCCACAGCGGAGGTCACCAACGTTAATCACTTCTCCATTTCTTGTATCAATGGAGAGCGCAGTCTTGACCAGGTTGAGCTGAACATCAAGAGAGACAACAAAATCCTCATACTCTCCAAGAAGCCAAATTTTAAAGTACATATCAGGAACAAAAATGCAGTGGCCAGAGAATTCCGTGAGCTGGATAATATCGGTATCTTCTACTGTGAATCCACTCAGGAAGTTCCCCCACTTGAGACGGTCACAATGATCAACAACTTTGGCAGAG CAAATTTTGTCCCCACTCACCTCACACTGACTGCTAACAAAGGAGAAACAGTGCACCTCAGCATGCAGCTACTCAGCTCCCAAAAGAGAGATGTAACCTGGAAGTACAACG GAAACTATTATTATATGACTCACTGGAACGATGTGATCAATCGCACAGCTGTACTCACTGTAGAGAATGCAGCTTTTGCCAATCAAGGCATCTACAGTGCCAGCTATGTTGGGGATAGCCCCCTTCAGGGTGCCTGGATGAGGCTCATTGTCAGAG ACTGTCCCAGTAAGAAGTGGGGTCCTTACTGTGACAAGGACTGTCCGGACTGTCTTAACGGCGGATGGTGTCACGATGTCGACGGAGACTGTATCTGCCCTCCAGGATTCATGGGGACACGATGTGAGACAG CCTGCAGAGAAGGAATGTTTGGCCGAAACTGCCAGGAGTCATGTGGCCCCGAGCTGAACTGCAAGGGGCTTCGCTTCTGCCTACCAGACCCTTACGGCTGCTCCTGCGCCAGTGGCTGGTTTGGGAGCCGCTGTGAGCAGG CCTGCTATAGTGACATGTATGGACCAGACTGCAGCCTGAGCTGTCAATGCCAGAATGGAGGAATTTGCAACCGTTTCATTGGATGCCAGTGTCTGACAGGATGGAGAGGACAGAACTGTGAGAAGTCTG ACCGGGCTCCCCAGATCTTGAATTTGGATGGTAGTTTGGAGTGGAATCTAAACTCCAGCCCCAGGATCTTTTGTTCAGCCACAGGCAACCCCCTGCCCAGCCACAACAGCATTGAGCTGCGAAAGCTGGACAGCACTGTGCTCAAG GCTTCTAGCACTGTTATGGACTCGCATAAGAGTACAGCCTCGTTTGAGATCCCCCGTCTGAGCGCTCAACAAGGAGGGTTGTGGGAGTGCAGGGTGTCCACCAATGGAGGCCAGGACTCCCTCAAGTTCAACCTCACCATTAAAG AGCCCCCTGTGCCCACTACTGCTCCCAAACTGCTGGAAAAAAGGAGTAAGCAGCTGCTTGTGATGCCGGTGGACTCCCACAGAGGAGACGGCCCTATATCCTCCACCAGGCTTCTCTACAAGCCTGTGGAGAATGGAGACTCCTGGTCCTCCATCATAG TTTATAGTGACAAAGAGCCCATCACACTGATGAACCTGGAGCCTTCAACCCGCTACCGCGTCCGGGTCCAGCTGAGTCGTCCTGGGGAAGGCGGAGAGGGGGCCCCAGGGCCAGAGGCCATCATGGAGACTGATTGTCCCG AGCCCACAGTTCAACCTGAGATTGACATCAGCTCGGTGGAAGGCCGCAATGTCACTGTACGCTGGCGACTGCCCGCCAACAATGGCATTAACGCTGACACAGCCAGTGGCTTTTTAGTGCAGCTCTTCGGGCCACCGCCCTACAGTGAGAAACTTCTGGAGGAGACCACTCTGCTCACTGTGCTTTCCACAAAGTTCCACAAGCTGGAGTACCAGAAAGACTACACCGTGGTGGTGCGCCTCATCAACTGTGGCAGCCAGGGGCCGCCCTCCAAAGCCTACCACTTCCGCATCAACAGCCAGG gTCCATCATCCCCACGCAACATCCAGGCCCTGCCTCTGTCTATGTCAGCCATTCAAGTGAAGTGGCAGCCCCCTGAAGATCCCAACGGTGGCATCATTAAATATGTCATAGAGTACCAACCAGTTGGCCAAGGGACCCCTCACCCTTGGGTGGACACAGATGATGGGAACAAGACCACAAAAGATGTGACAGCCCTCAACGGCAGCACACTCTACCAGTTCAGAGTGAGGGCTTTCTCCAAAGTGCCGGGAGAGTGGAGCAAGTTTGTTCAGGCAATGACACAAGGGGATG GCCTTCAGAGTTTAACCCCGACCACCCAGGGTGTGGCTGGAAGGCCTTCTGGGGACAGCTACCAGCTGTTGGTGGCAGTGGTGGGCTCGGTAACTGTCACATGTGTGACTATCCTGCTGGCACTGTTGGCTCTTTTCTTCATTCGCAAGACGCTGCTCAACCGTCGGCGCACGTTCACCTATCAGTCTGGATCG GGTGAAGAGACTATTCTACAGTTTAACTCaggaactttgaccctgacacGGAGGCCCAAACCGACGCCAGAGCCGCTTACCTATCCAATCCTGGAGTGGGAGGACATAAAGTTTGAAGATGTCATCGGAGAGGGCAACTTTGGCCAG gtCATCAAAGCAATGATCAAGAAAGATGGCAGCAAAATGAGTGCAGCCATCAAGATGCTGAAAG ACTTTGCCTCAGAGAATGACCACCGAGACTTTGCAGGGGAGCTGGAGGTGCTGTGTAAACTAGGCCAGCATCCCAACATCATCAACCTGATAGGGGCCTGTGAGAATAGAG gTTACCTGTACATAGCCATCGAATACGCTCCCTATGGTAACCTTCTGGACTTTTTAAGGAAGAGTCGAGTGTTGGAGACCGATCCTGCCTTTGCCAAGGAGCATGGCACTGCTTCCACCCTCACCTCCCAGCAGCTACTGCAGTTTGCTGTAGATGTGGCAACTGGGATGCACTACCTAAGTGACAAACAG TTCATCCACAGGGATTTGGCAGCCAGGAATGTTCTCGTAGGAGACAGCCTGGTGGCGAAGATAGCAGACTTCGGTCTGTCGCGTGGTGAGGAAGTGTACGTTAAGAAGACAATG GGGAGGCTGCCTGTTCGCTGGATGGCCATTGAGTCCCTGAACTACAGCGTGTATACGACCAAGAGTGATGT GTGGTCTTTTGGTGTTCTCCTCTGGGAAATTGTAAGCTTAG gtgacACCATATTGTGGGATGACGTGCGCTGA
- the tie1 gene encoding tyrosine-protein kinase receptor Tie-1 isoform X3 — MYSSPCEPDLSATRFFPMRIKNTMWILWLFVLYNLHLSDAVIDLTMISTAEVTNVNHFSISCINGERSLDQVELNIKRDNKILILSKKPNFKVHIRNKNAVAREFRELDNIGIFYCESTQEVPPLETVTMINNFGRANFVPTHLTLTANKGETVHLSMQLLSSQKRDVTWKYNGNYYYMTHWNDVINRTAVLTVENAAFANQGIYSASYVGDSPLQGAWMRLIVRDCPSKKWGPYCDKDCPDCLNGGWCHDVDGDCICPPGFMGTRCETACREGMFGRNCQESCGPELNCKGLRFCLPDPYGCSCASGWFGSRCEQACYSDMYGPDCSLSCQCQNGGICNRFIGCQCLTGWRGQNCEKSDRAPQILNLDGSLEWNLNSSPRIFCSATGNPLPSHNSIELRKLDSTVLKASSTVMDSHKSTASFEIPRLSAQQGGLWECRVSTNGGQDSLKFNLTIKEPPVPTTAPKLLEKRSKQLLVMPVDSHRGDGPISSTRLLYKPVENGDSWSSIIVYSDKEPITLMNLEPSTRYRVRVQLSRPGEGGEGAPGPEAIMETDCPGPSSPRNIQALPLSMSAIQVKWQPPEDPNGGIIKYVIEYQPVGQGTPHPWVDTDDGNKTTKDVTALNGSTLYQFRVRAFSKVPGEWSKFVQAMTQGDGLQSLTPTTQGVAGRPSGDSYQLLVAVVGSVTVTCVTILLALLALFFIRKTLLNRRRTFTYQSGSGEETILQFNSGTLTLTRRPKPTPEPLTYPILEWEDIKFEDVIGEGNFGQVIKAMIKKDGSKMSAAIKMLKDFASENDHRDFAGELEVLCKLGQHPNIINLIGACENRGYLYIAIEYAPYGNLLDFLRKSRVLETDPAFAKEHGTASTLTSQQLLQFAVDVATGMHYLSDKQFIHRDLAARNVLVGDSLVAKIADFGLSRGEEVYVKKTMGRLPVRWMAIESLNYSVYTTKSDVWSFGVLLWEIVSLGDTILWDDVR; from the exons ATGTACAGCTCTCCCTGTGAACCTGATTTATCAGCAACAAGGTTTTTCCCAATGAGGATTAAAAATACCATGTGGATTTTGTGGTTGTTTGTATTGTACAACCTTCATTTATCAG ATGCTGTGATCGACTTGACCATGATCTCCACAGCGGAGGTCACCAACGTTAATCACTTCTCCATTTCTTGTATCAATGGAGAGCGCAGTCTTGACCAGGTTGAGCTGAACATCAAGAGAGACAACAAAATCCTCATACTCTCCAAGAAGCCAAATTTTAAAGTACATATCAGGAACAAAAATGCAGTGGCCAGAGAATTCCGTGAGCTGGATAATATCGGTATCTTCTACTGTGAATCCACTCAGGAAGTTCCCCCACTTGAGACGGTCACAATGATCAACAACTTTGGCAGAG CAAATTTTGTCCCCACTCACCTCACACTGACTGCTAACAAAGGAGAAACAGTGCACCTCAGCATGCAGCTACTCAGCTCCCAAAAGAGAGATGTAACCTGGAAGTACAACG GAAACTATTATTATATGACTCACTGGAACGATGTGATCAATCGCACAGCTGTACTCACTGTAGAGAATGCAGCTTTTGCCAATCAAGGCATCTACAGTGCCAGCTATGTTGGGGATAGCCCCCTTCAGGGTGCCTGGATGAGGCTCATTGTCAGAG ACTGTCCCAGTAAGAAGTGGGGTCCTTACTGTGACAAGGACTGTCCGGACTGTCTTAACGGCGGATGGTGTCACGATGTCGACGGAGACTGTATCTGCCCTCCAGGATTCATGGGGACACGATGTGAGACAG CCTGCAGAGAAGGAATGTTTGGCCGAAACTGCCAGGAGTCATGTGGCCCCGAGCTGAACTGCAAGGGGCTTCGCTTCTGCCTACCAGACCCTTACGGCTGCTCCTGCGCCAGTGGCTGGTTTGGGAGCCGCTGTGAGCAGG CCTGCTATAGTGACATGTATGGACCAGACTGCAGCCTGAGCTGTCAATGCCAGAATGGAGGAATTTGCAACCGTTTCATTGGATGCCAGTGTCTGACAGGATGGAGAGGACAGAACTGTGAGAAGTCTG ACCGGGCTCCCCAGATCTTGAATTTGGATGGTAGTTTGGAGTGGAATCTAAACTCCAGCCCCAGGATCTTTTGTTCAGCCACAGGCAACCCCCTGCCCAGCCACAACAGCATTGAGCTGCGAAAGCTGGACAGCACTGTGCTCAAG GCTTCTAGCACTGTTATGGACTCGCATAAGAGTACAGCCTCGTTTGAGATCCCCCGTCTGAGCGCTCAACAAGGAGGGTTGTGGGAGTGCAGGGTGTCCACCAATGGAGGCCAGGACTCCCTCAAGTTCAACCTCACCATTAAAG AGCCCCCTGTGCCCACTACTGCTCCCAAACTGCTGGAAAAAAGGAGTAAGCAGCTGCTTGTGATGCCGGTGGACTCCCACAGAGGAGACGGCCCTATATCCTCCACCAGGCTTCTCTACAAGCCTGTGGAGAATGGAGACTCCTGGTCCTCCATCATAG TTTATAGTGACAAAGAGCCCATCACACTGATGAACCTGGAGCCTTCAACCCGCTACCGCGTCCGGGTCCAGCTGAGTCGTCCTGGGGAAGGCGGAGAGGGGGCCCCAGGGCCAGAGGCCATCATGGAGACTGATTGTCCCG gTCCATCATCCCCACGCAACATCCAGGCCCTGCCTCTGTCTATGTCAGCCATTCAAGTGAAGTGGCAGCCCCCTGAAGATCCCAACGGTGGCATCATTAAATATGTCATAGAGTACCAACCAGTTGGCCAAGGGACCCCTCACCCTTGGGTGGACACAGATGATGGGAACAAGACCACAAAAGATGTGACAGCCCTCAACGGCAGCACACTCTACCAGTTCAGAGTGAGGGCTTTCTCCAAAGTGCCGGGAGAGTGGAGCAAGTTTGTTCAGGCAATGACACAAGGGGATG GCCTTCAGAGTTTAACCCCGACCACCCAGGGTGTGGCTGGAAGGCCTTCTGGGGACAGCTACCAGCTGTTGGTGGCAGTGGTGGGCTCGGTAACTGTCACATGTGTGACTATCCTGCTGGCACTGTTGGCTCTTTTCTTCATTCGCAAGACGCTGCTCAACCGTCGGCGCACGTTCACCTATCAGTCTGGATCG GGTGAAGAGACTATTCTACAGTTTAACTCaggaactttgaccctgacacGGAGGCCCAAACCGACGCCAGAGCCGCTTACCTATCCAATCCTGGAGTGGGAGGACATAAAGTTTGAAGATGTCATCGGAGAGGGCAACTTTGGCCAG gtCATCAAAGCAATGATCAAGAAAGATGGCAGCAAAATGAGTGCAGCCATCAAGATGCTGAAAG ACTTTGCCTCAGAGAATGACCACCGAGACTTTGCAGGGGAGCTGGAGGTGCTGTGTAAACTAGGCCAGCATCCCAACATCATCAACCTGATAGGGGCCTGTGAGAATAGAG gTTACCTGTACATAGCCATCGAATACGCTCCCTATGGTAACCTTCTGGACTTTTTAAGGAAGAGTCGAGTGTTGGAGACCGATCCTGCCTTTGCCAAGGAGCATGGCACTGCTTCCACCCTCACCTCCCAGCAGCTACTGCAGTTTGCTGTAGATGTGGCAACTGGGATGCACTACCTAAGTGACAAACAG TTCATCCACAGGGATTTGGCAGCCAGGAATGTTCTCGTAGGAGACAGCCTGGTGGCGAAGATAGCAGACTTCGGTCTGTCGCGTGGTGAGGAAGTGTACGTTAAGAAGACAATG GGGAGGCTGCCTGTTCGCTGGATGGCCATTGAGTCCCTGAACTACAGCGTGTATACGACCAAGAGTGATGT GTGGTCTTTTGGTGTTCTCCTCTGGGAAATTGTAAGCTTAG gtgacACCATATTGTGGGATGACGTGCGCTGA
- the tie1 gene encoding tyrosine-protein kinase receptor Tie-1 isoform X2, whose product MYSSPCEPDLSATRFFPMRIKNTMWILWLFVLYNLHLSDAVIDLTMISTAEVTNVNHFSISCINGERSLDQVELNIKRDNKILILSKKPNFKVHIRNKNAVAREFRELDNIGIFYCESTQEVPPLETVTMINNFGRANFVPTHLTLTANKGETVHLSMQLLSSQKRDVTWKYNGNYYYMTHWNDVINRTAVLTVENAAFANQGIYSASYVGDSPLQGAWMRLIVRDCPSKKWGPYCDKDCPDCLNGGWCHDVDGDCICPPGFMGTRCETACREGMFGRNCQESCGPELNCKGLRFCLPDPYGCSCASGWFGSRCEQACYSDMYGPDCSLSCQCQNGGICNRFIGCQCLTGWRGQNCEKSDRAPQILNLDGSLEWNLNSSPRIFCSATGNPLPSHNSIELRKLDSTVLKASSTVMDSHKSTASFEIPRLSAQQGGLWECRVSTNGGQDSLKFNLTIKEPPVPTTAPKLLEKRSKQLLVMPVDSHRGDGPISSTRLLYKPVENGDSWSSIIVYSDKEPITLMNLEPSTRYRVRVQLSRPGEGGEGAPGPEAIMETDCPEPTVQPEIDISSVEGRNVTVRWRLPANNGINADTASGFLVQLFGPPPYSEKLLEETTLLTVLSTKFHKLEYQKDYTVVVRLINCGSQGPPSKAYHFRINSQGPSSPRNIQALPLSMSAIQVKWQPPEDPNGGIIKYVIEYQPVGQGTPHPWVDTDDGNKTTKDVTALNGSTLYQFRVRAFSKVPGEWSKFVQAMTQGDGLQSLTPTTQGVAGRPSGDSYQLLVAVVGSVTVTCVTILLALLALFFIRKTLLNRRRTFTYQSGSGEETILQFNSGTLTLTRRPKPTPEPLTYPILEWEDIKFEDVIGEGNFGQVIKAMIKKDGSKMSAAIKMLKDFASENDHRDFAGELEVLCKLGQHPNIINLIGACENRGYLYIAIEYAPYGNLLDFLRKSRVLETDPAFAKEHGTASTLTSQQLLQFAVDVATGMHYLSDKQFIHRDLAARNVLVGDSLVAKIADFGLSRGEEVYVKKTMLTEKRQTGNGERERGV is encoded by the exons ATGTACAGCTCTCCCTGTGAACCTGATTTATCAGCAACAAGGTTTTTCCCAATGAGGATTAAAAATACCATGTGGATTTTGTGGTTGTTTGTATTGTACAACCTTCATTTATCAG ATGCTGTGATCGACTTGACCATGATCTCCACAGCGGAGGTCACCAACGTTAATCACTTCTCCATTTCTTGTATCAATGGAGAGCGCAGTCTTGACCAGGTTGAGCTGAACATCAAGAGAGACAACAAAATCCTCATACTCTCCAAGAAGCCAAATTTTAAAGTACATATCAGGAACAAAAATGCAGTGGCCAGAGAATTCCGTGAGCTGGATAATATCGGTATCTTCTACTGTGAATCCACTCAGGAAGTTCCCCCACTTGAGACGGTCACAATGATCAACAACTTTGGCAGAG CAAATTTTGTCCCCACTCACCTCACACTGACTGCTAACAAAGGAGAAACAGTGCACCTCAGCATGCAGCTACTCAGCTCCCAAAAGAGAGATGTAACCTGGAAGTACAACG GAAACTATTATTATATGACTCACTGGAACGATGTGATCAATCGCACAGCTGTACTCACTGTAGAGAATGCAGCTTTTGCCAATCAAGGCATCTACAGTGCCAGCTATGTTGGGGATAGCCCCCTTCAGGGTGCCTGGATGAGGCTCATTGTCAGAG ACTGTCCCAGTAAGAAGTGGGGTCCTTACTGTGACAAGGACTGTCCGGACTGTCTTAACGGCGGATGGTGTCACGATGTCGACGGAGACTGTATCTGCCCTCCAGGATTCATGGGGACACGATGTGAGACAG CCTGCAGAGAAGGAATGTTTGGCCGAAACTGCCAGGAGTCATGTGGCCCCGAGCTGAACTGCAAGGGGCTTCGCTTCTGCCTACCAGACCCTTACGGCTGCTCCTGCGCCAGTGGCTGGTTTGGGAGCCGCTGTGAGCAGG CCTGCTATAGTGACATGTATGGACCAGACTGCAGCCTGAGCTGTCAATGCCAGAATGGAGGAATTTGCAACCGTTTCATTGGATGCCAGTGTCTGACAGGATGGAGAGGACAGAACTGTGAGAAGTCTG ACCGGGCTCCCCAGATCTTGAATTTGGATGGTAGTTTGGAGTGGAATCTAAACTCCAGCCCCAGGATCTTTTGTTCAGCCACAGGCAACCCCCTGCCCAGCCACAACAGCATTGAGCTGCGAAAGCTGGACAGCACTGTGCTCAAG GCTTCTAGCACTGTTATGGACTCGCATAAGAGTACAGCCTCGTTTGAGATCCCCCGTCTGAGCGCTCAACAAGGAGGGTTGTGGGAGTGCAGGGTGTCCACCAATGGAGGCCAGGACTCCCTCAAGTTCAACCTCACCATTAAAG AGCCCCCTGTGCCCACTACTGCTCCCAAACTGCTGGAAAAAAGGAGTAAGCAGCTGCTTGTGATGCCGGTGGACTCCCACAGAGGAGACGGCCCTATATCCTCCACCAGGCTTCTCTACAAGCCTGTGGAGAATGGAGACTCCTGGTCCTCCATCATAG TTTATAGTGACAAAGAGCCCATCACACTGATGAACCTGGAGCCTTCAACCCGCTACCGCGTCCGGGTCCAGCTGAGTCGTCCTGGGGAAGGCGGAGAGGGGGCCCCAGGGCCAGAGGCCATCATGGAGACTGATTGTCCCG AGCCCACAGTTCAACCTGAGATTGACATCAGCTCGGTGGAAGGCCGCAATGTCACTGTACGCTGGCGACTGCCCGCCAACAATGGCATTAACGCTGACACAGCCAGTGGCTTTTTAGTGCAGCTCTTCGGGCCACCGCCCTACAGTGAGAAACTTCTGGAGGAGACCACTCTGCTCACTGTGCTTTCCACAAAGTTCCACAAGCTGGAGTACCAGAAAGACTACACCGTGGTGGTGCGCCTCATCAACTGTGGCAGCCAGGGGCCGCCCTCCAAAGCCTACCACTTCCGCATCAACAGCCAGG gTCCATCATCCCCACGCAACATCCAGGCCCTGCCTCTGTCTATGTCAGCCATTCAAGTGAAGTGGCAGCCCCCTGAAGATCCCAACGGTGGCATCATTAAATATGTCATAGAGTACCAACCAGTTGGCCAAGGGACCCCTCACCCTTGGGTGGACACAGATGATGGGAACAAGACCACAAAAGATGTGACAGCCCTCAACGGCAGCACACTCTACCAGTTCAGAGTGAGGGCTTTCTCCAAAGTGCCGGGAGAGTGGAGCAAGTTTGTTCAGGCAATGACACAAGGGGATG GCCTTCAGAGTTTAACCCCGACCACCCAGGGTGTGGCTGGAAGGCCTTCTGGGGACAGCTACCAGCTGTTGGTGGCAGTGGTGGGCTCGGTAACTGTCACATGTGTGACTATCCTGCTGGCACTGTTGGCTCTTTTCTTCATTCGCAAGACGCTGCTCAACCGTCGGCGCACGTTCACCTATCAGTCTGGATCG GGTGAAGAGACTATTCTACAGTTTAACTCaggaactttgaccctgacacGGAGGCCCAAACCGACGCCAGAGCCGCTTACCTATCCAATCCTGGAGTGGGAGGACATAAAGTTTGAAGATGTCATCGGAGAGGGCAACTTTGGCCAG gtCATCAAAGCAATGATCAAGAAAGATGGCAGCAAAATGAGTGCAGCCATCAAGATGCTGAAAG ACTTTGCCTCAGAGAATGACCACCGAGACTTTGCAGGGGAGCTGGAGGTGCTGTGTAAACTAGGCCAGCATCCCAACATCATCAACCTGATAGGGGCCTGTGAGAATAGAG gTTACCTGTACATAGCCATCGAATACGCTCCCTATGGTAACCTTCTGGACTTTTTAAGGAAGAGTCGAGTGTTGGAGACCGATCCTGCCTTTGCCAAGGAGCATGGCACTGCTTCCACCCTCACCTCCCAGCAGCTACTGCAGTTTGCTGTAGATGTGGCAACTGGGATGCACTACCTAAGTGACAAACAG TTCATCCACAGGGATTTGGCAGCCAGGAATGTTCTCGTAGGAGACAGCCTGGTGGCGAAGATAGCAGACTTCGGTCTGTCGCGTGGTGAGGAAGTGTACGTTAAGAAGACAATG TTGACAGAGAAGAGGCAGACTGGaaacggggagagagagagaggggtatgA